The SAR324 cluster bacterium genome segment TCCAAATAAGCTAGAGGCTGAAAAATACGATGTTGATTTTCCACATCCTTGCTTCAAACTTTTTGTAAATATTCCCACAAAAAACACTAATCCTGAAAATGGTTCAACAGAAGTTTGGCCTGGTTCCCACCTAATAACTGATATTGCTGAAATCAATGACCTCCAAATTGAATCAAAATCTGTTAAATCTTTAATAGAAAAAATGAAAACTGGATATCCACCACGACAAATTTTAACTAATAAAGGTTCTGTAATATTTAGAGATCTAAGGCTTTGGCACAGGGGTTGTCCTAACTTCAGCAACGAACCTAGGCACATGTTGAGCATTGGTTTTGGTGCAGAAAAGGATCCTTTTCCCAATTGCAGTCATTTAGGTTCTGGCAAACATAGACAGGTTTTTTCTTTGGATTCCAAAGATAAATTTACTGATACTAAATTTAGTCCTTATGTTGATAAATTATTGTACTTTATAGATGATCAAGTTGATCATTTTGGTAATGTCGCACCAAACAGTAAATATGCACAACTAAATAATTCCACCGGTATTGTAAAATCTGGTCCGTACGCTAATCAATCTTTTGATAGTAGATTTAAATATTCTTTTTTCCCTCAGCCGTTGGAGGGATTGAAACTTAAAGATTTACCCAAATGGTGTCACTAAATAATTTGTCAAGTAGTAGTCTTTTCTCCGTTGAACAAAAGGTAGTTTTAATATCTGGCGCGGGAAGAGGTATCGGAAAAGCACTTGCACTTTACTTTGGTCAAATAGGTGCGAAGGTTGTTTGC includes the following:
- a CDS encoding phytanoyl-CoA dioxygenase family protein, with the translated sequence MYKINEIEKKNQRINPKKLEKIKNTFELDGLVVVEDLISSDLLDTINGKLNNDAAHIIYNHYQIHNKYPHHLQLGLPRDSNWVFPEIACNPIIEEILVELLGGAVFMRYYNGNTSLPNGDFQKLHMDGGGWSIPNKLEAEKYDVDFPHPCFKLFVNIPTKNTNPENGSTEVWPGSHLITDIAEINDLQIESKSVKSLIEKMKTGYPPRQILTNKGSVIFRDLRLWHRGCPNFSNEPRHMLSIGFGAEKDPFPNCSHLGSGKHRQVFSLDSKDKFTDTKFSPYVDKLLYFIDDQVDHFGNVAPNSKYAQLNNSTGIVKSGPYANQSFDSRFKYSFFPQPLEGLKLKDLPKWCH